Within Actinomycetes bacterium, the genomic segment AGGCCGACGCTTCCGTGGAGTGCATGTGTCCGACCGTCCGACGAGAGGCCTGCCCACCTTCCGTGAGCCGCGACCCCACTGCTACCGGTGCGACAAGCCGACGCGCATGTGCCTGTGCTCACTGCTGGCACCCATCCCGAATCGGGTCGGGGTGCATGTGCTCCAACACCCGACGGAGCGGAGACACGCAGTCGGCACGACGCGGCTGCTGCGGCTCGGCCTCGCGTCGGTCCACGTGCACGTCCTGGCACTGCGAGGGAGAAGCTCCGCGAGCCCACCCGTCTCGCTCCCGCCTGGCGCGGGCCTGCTGTACCCCTGCGACCCGGACCAGGAGCTCAGCACACTCTCCCCCGAGCAACAGCCGCAGCACCTCGTGGTGATTGACGGCACGTGGGCACAGGCCCACCGCATCTTCAGGGCGAACCCCTGGGTCGCCGCGTTGCCTCGCTACC encodes:
- a CDS encoding DTW domain-containing protein, whose translation is MCLCSLLAPIPNRVGVHVLQHPTERRHAVGTTRLLRLGLASVHVHVLALRGRSSASPPVSLPPGAGLLYPCDPDQELSTLSPEQQPQHLVVIDGTWAQAHRIFRANPWVAALPRYRLSPPRGSNYRIRKEPRQECLSTVETVVAALRILEPGLQGTDGLLTAFDAMIDAQITAAAEGPGRPAGKRPRKRAPRHVPAVLASSDVVVVVVE